From Thalassophryne amazonica chromosome 5, fThaAma1.1, whole genome shotgun sequence:
ttgatgcttcacttattccacattttatgttacagccttattccaaaatggatgaaattcattttttcccccttaaaCCTCTACACTTAATACCCTATAATGATGTGTAAAAGTTTTTTTAAGGtttttggacacacacacacacacacacatatatatatatatataaactaagaaGTCATGTACAtaaagcctttgccatgaagctaaaattgagctcagttgcatcctgtttccacttatcattcagatgtttctgcagcttaattggagtccacaatcaggcctgtatggtgaaggactctcaaaccatgagaaacaaaattctctggtctgatgagataaagactgaactctggcgtgaatgccaggcgtcatatttggaggaaaccaggtaccatccctacagtaaagtACGGTGGTGGCAttgtcatgctgtggggatgttttcagcagcaggaactgggagactagtcaggattaagggaaagacTAATTCAGCAAGGTACAGATacatcctgggtgaaaacctgctccagagcacttttgACCTGAGTGGGGCAACtgttcacctttcagcaggacaatgagctAGCTAAACCAACATTTCCCCTAGAATTTTTTCAGGCAAAGTGTGCATAAAGATATAAGGTGCTCATGAAACGCAAAAGCTGATACGGTTATTGTGTATGCATTTCTGTCACAGCCCTGCAAGGGTTTTATCAtcggttgtttaaaaaaaaaaaaaaaaaaaaaggtggcttagtggttagcactgttgtctcacagtaagAAAGCTATGGGATCACTTACTGCCTGGTTTTGCATGTCGATCCCTTCTGTGCGCCAGTTTCATTTCCAAaggcatgcatgttaggtgaattgggaaaCGCCaaactgaccataggtgtgcgtgtgaatgtgttttgttaTGTGTGGCTTGTGCAGTGTACTCTGCCTCTTGCTCAAACAGGCACCAGCACACCTGTGACCCTGAAATGGAATGATAGGGttgagaaaaatgaatgaatatacaaGTATTTTTCATATTAAAGAATATCCGAAGAGTACAGGGCCAACAGTGAGGAAGCTTCATGCTGCTTTGGTTCAAGTGCTTGTTacgttctgataacatttcatgaTATGTGATAGTTGatctcagaatgcagacaccagctCATGTAagtggcagtgtctaggtttctTAATCAAAGGCCATGTGTCAGTCTTTTACAATATTGTAACATGcacattaccaacctataacaaggaactGTACCGTTTCCCAAAATTTCCACTAAAAATGCGAGTTTATTTCAGAATGCTGTCTAGATTTGGTAATCAAGGCCATAACTGAGAAAAATGGGTCCAACTCGAACTATACTcgtatttttagattttgacttcCCCtattgttttaataatttttttaatttgcctatttttatttctattttaaaaGTGCTAGGGGATTGAAACTTAGCGgacctaaatttagcagaagttaattGGGCTGCtgctggttttcaaagttagctgaaaagctaatctgcttgcgaaaaagttagctttgctaattagcggttagcagagcTGTGACCACCATCGCCCATGAGCCTGTTGCCTACTCATCCATCCACTTTACGGAGGACACATCATCACATTGTATTTTACAACCAATCCTAAAATGTGGAATATCTAGATGACTATTTTGCGCAATTTGTACAGTCAAAGTTATGAATCTGATTTAGATTAAAACTAAAATGACAGTTGTGGTTTgtcatgtttaatttttgcacttcaatcaatcaatcaatcaattttttttatatagcaccaaatcacaacaaacagttgccccaaggcgctttatattgtaaggcaaggccatacaataattatgtaaaaccccaacggtcaaaacgaccccctgtgagcaagcacttggctacagtgggaagtgaCACTTGTGACTtcttgtgtgtgtgcgtttgaTCTAGCAAATGAATGCATTTCTCATCTTAAACTTATTTTAATAAAGACATGTATGCCAACTTTGTCCCCAGTTCCAcatcggcactgaggtggaagccgttttattttaaaataaattattaaatacataaaagtgctttacagtgtcaGACTTTATCTCGGAGAGAAAAGAGAAACTACAGTAAATAACccatcactgaaaaaaaaaaatccattacatGACAGGAATGTCAGATGTTCTGCTGGAAATAAAAGTAACTAAAATGCCACAGGATTCTTCTGTTGCAATCTGGAAATGGCAAGATGCACTACCATCATTATTCAGAAACAAATAACATGGCTACATCATACTAAAATTCAACTGCTGTAGAGAGGTGGAACCACAGGTTCAATGTTCctgtaaaagtgctaaaacacaaaaacaaaaacaccaaagGCAGAGAACCCAGAGTGAGAAATAAGAAATATGGCAATTGATGAAGGTTTTAGATAGCATGGCTGCCTGCATGGTGGTCCCGCTCCCACAGGCTTTACCCAGGTCAGTTGCGGACCGGTATAGTTTGCTGGCAGTCACTGCAGGACTGGTGCTGGGCGGCTCCTGGCAGACCTACGGCATGCTCGGCTGTAGAAATCAACAGAGTGTCCAGTGTGATCTCTGTGCATTTGGCTATGAAGCGTATGAAAGGGCGTACGTCGCCCTCGTTGGCCGTATCTAGAGCCGCGTAGTATTCAGCCCTTTGTTCTTTGCGAATCGTAATGGGCGGGTAccgtgcttgcatgagcacaaGGTTCATTAGCAGACGTGATGTGCGCCCGTTGCCATCGATGAATGGGTGCACGTACACTAGTTTGTAGTGGGCTAGAGCGGCATACTCCACTGGGTGAAGCTGGAGAGCCTCATCAGAGTTGAGCCACTGAACCAGCTCTTGCATATGTCTCTGCAAGTCCCGAGGGTGAGGTGGGATGTGGTTGCCCACAAACACTTGGGTGGTACGCAGCCTCCCTCCTTCTACAGGGTCGACATAACCAAGCACCCGTCTGTGAATCTCCAGAATGTCATTGACAGTGATCTCTCCTGTTCTGGACAACAGTGTCGTGTTAATGTACTTCATGGCTGAATCCACGCCGATGGCCTCATTCTGCTCCTGAAGACTCTTCCCGGGGACCGCGTAGCGTGTCTCAATGATGTGACGGATCTCAGACAATGTGAGTGTATTGCCTTCAATGGCCACTGTGTGGTAGATGTGGTGGTAGTAGGTTTCCTCCATCACTCGTCGGAGTGCAGAATTGCCCTTAGGAATAGACATGAGTCTTTGAACTTTACTGTCAATGATGCTAAAGTGACGCTGGTCAATCTCTTCCACCAAAGGAAGAGTTCGGTCTCGGCTAACCAGAGCACGCTCATTTGATGGCGAGATGGCTAAAGCCTTGGTGTAGAGGTGGTCTGCCTGGACTACATCTTTCTCCTCCTCTAAAATAGTGCCCAGTTCTGTCAAGGCATCCACAAAGTCTGGGTTCAGACTGAGGGCATGAACCAGCAGCTTGTGGGCCTTCTCCCTCTTCCCCACTTTCTTCATCTCCTGAGCTTGCTGCAGCGCTGCTCTGGCCTCAAGCATCATCTCTGCAATCACATCATCATAGACAAGGTTAATGACAACTTATCTATCCACCAAAATCACAATACAAAAGAAATTAAACTAATATTTACATGAGGGTGGATTCATTgtggagttttatttatttatttttggaattttttgGAGATTAGTAAAAAGACACACTTTTAGAAACCAATCAGAAAATGAATTATTCAACTTTCCATAAGCCACCAtggatgctgtcttggatttgtAAAAATGGTGGCTTAAAATGGGAggctttttttcccccaataTCTCTGCTTCCAGGTGACCCACaagtccatccagaaagtattcacaacgcttcactttttccacattttatgttacagtcttattccaaaatggatgaaattcattttttcatcaaaattctagacacaataccccataatgacaatgtgaagaaagtttcttttgagacttttttgcaaatttattaaaaatagaaaacttaagaaatcacatgtacgtaagtattcacagtccttgccatgaagctcaaaatttagctcaggtggatcctgtttctactgatgatccttgagatgtttctacagtttaattggagtccacctggggtaaagtcagttgattggacatgatttggaaaggcacacgcctgtctagatataaggtcccacagttgacagtgcatgtcagagcacaaaccaagcatgaagtcaaaggaattgtctgccgACCTCagaaacaggattgtctcaaggcacaaatctggggaagatttGTGCAGACAGattatcatctgtaaatgaaaaaaGTTCAGATACACCAGGACTCTACCTTGAGCtggctaaactgagcaatcacggGAGAAGAACCTTAGACAGGGAGGTAACcaaaaacccgatggtcactctgtcagagctctagcatttctctgtggagagataactttccagaaggacaaccacctctgcagcaatccatcaatcacgcCTGTACAGTACAGTggacagatggaagccactccttcgtaaaaggcacatggcagcccacctggagtctgCCAAAAGGCatccgaaggactctcagaatgtgacaaacaaaattctctggtctaatgagacaaagattgaatactttggtgtgaatgccaggcatcatgtttggaggaaaccaggcaccatccctacagtgaagcatggtggtggcagcatcatgctgtggagggaaagatgaatgcagcaatgtacagagacatcctggatgaaaacctactccagagcattcttgacctcagactggggcaaaagttcatccttcagcaggacaatgactctaaccatacagccaagatatcaaaggagtggcttcaggacaactctgtgaatgtccctgagtggcccagccagaggccagacctgaatctgattgaacatctctggagagatctgaaaatggctgtgcaccgacgctccccatccaacctgatggagcttgagaggtgctgcaaagaggaatgggaaaaactccccaaagataggtgcaccaagcttgtggtatcatattcaagaagacttgaggttgtacttgctgccaaaggtacaacaacaaagtactgagcaaaggctgtgaatacttacgtattatgatttcttagttttctttatttttaataaatttgcaaaagaaaaacaaaaaacaaaacaacaaaaaaactttttttcatgtttttatgttgtcattatagccTCTTTCACATCTggccaatgtagagttgcgtaatgcggcATAACAACTATGCTGAGCTTATGAAGCCTATGTGGCAATATGCTGAGGGATGCAAAAGGGTCTGTGAAATgcacgcaaaaaaaaaacaaaaaaaaaaaacatttattttttaacgGAAATTTagcaagtctatgcaacactctgctactgtatgtaagtATACGtgacactgcgctactgtatgccacaaaaaaaaatcctgttaagtttttatcagtacatacttgcattgctagattttattcatcccgctggactctgctgaactttgctggcagtgaagctccaaaaccacagaagaagaggcgggccaaACGTCCCCCCTGCGCGCAACATatgcagccattcctgcataatagatacgcagcacaatgcaactctaagcAGGTCCgatgtgtgaaaggggcttatggGGTGTagagtagaaatttgaggaaaaaattaatttggaaaaaggctgtaacataacaaaatgtggaaaaaagtgacgtgctgtgaatactttcccaatGCACTTTAGGATCTTGACTACAGTGGCTAAATACACATTTTAAGGGTTAAGAAATCCAGTGTTGCAGACACCCTCTCACTTTCCAATATTTATAATACAGTCTGGCTAAAAACTCAACTGTGGTGCAATCTGTTAAACATTTCCATTTCATCTGGACCAACTATCTTTCCACTCTTGATCTTGTCTAAAAAAAGTCTTCTCTCAAACATCTCCATAACCAGGAAATGGTTGATTGATTAAATGATtagtttggtccataaaatgtcagaaaatagaTAACAGTGTCACTCAATGTTTTACTGAACTCGGAATGATGCtttcaaatgttttgttttgctcGCAGCCCAGAGACACCGTTTACTGCCAGACAAATCAGAcagtattcacatttaagaagctaaaatcagagaatatatatatatatatatatatatatatatatacacacacatacacacacacagtagtgctatgtgactaaaaagattaatccaggttttgagtatatttcttactgttacatgggaaacaaggtaccagtagattcagtagattctcacaaatccaacaggaccaagcattcatgatatgcacactcttaaggctatgaaattgggctattagtaacaaaaaagtagaaaagggggtgttcacaataatagtagcatctgcaaggcattaattttgttggtttggaaccaagattttgctcatttactagtgtgcttggggtcattgtcatgttgaaacacccatttcaagggcatgtcctcttcagcataaggcaacatgacctcttcaagtattctgacatatccaaactgatccatgatacctggtatgcgatatataggcccaacaccttagtaggagaaacatgcccatattatgatgctgcaccaccatgcttcactgtcttccctgtgaactgtggcttgaattcagagtttgggggtcgtctcacaaactgtctgcggcccttggacccaaaaagaacaattttactctcatcagtccacaaaatattcctccatttctctttaggtgagttgatgtgttctttggcaaattgtaacctcttctgcacgtcttatttaacagagggactttgcgggggattcttgcaaatatattagcttcacacaggcgtcttctaactgtcacagcacttacaggtaactccagactgtctttgatcatcctggagttgatcaatgggtgagcctttgccattctggttattcttctatccattttgatggttgttttccgttttcttccacgcatcttttttttttttttttttgtccattttaaagcattgagatcattgtagatgaacagcctataattttttgcacctgcgtataagttttcccctctccaatcaactttttaatcaaactacgctgttcttctgaacaatgtcttgaacgtcccattttcctcaggctttcaaagagaaaagcatgttcaacaggtgatgGGTTCATCCTTacttaggggacacctgattcacacctgtttgttccacaaaattgacgaactcactgaccgaatgccatactactattattgtgaacacccccttttctacttattttttactaatagcccaatttcatagccttaagagtgtgcatatcatgaatgcttggtcttgttggatttgtgagaatctactggtaccttgtttctcatgtaacaataagaaacatactcaaaacctggattaatctttttagtcacatagcactactattattctgaacactactgtatatggattTAAAAAGGCTCAGAGTGATTAATTTAATAGTTGACTAATAATGGATTAACTGTTGAAATCTGCAGTTGTAGCAGCTATGTCCAGCATCTCTTCACCACCACCCAGAACTTGTCTCACCTCTCATCTGAATTTTATACAATTTTCTTCCTCCTTTAAATCTGACCCTTGGTTTGAACTTCACATTCTTCACCTCCAAAGGCATACTACAAACGACCATACAATGCTGTTtatagtgctgtgaaaaagtgtttcccccttgaccctttatatgttagatttttattatgacatcaaaaacaaaacaaaaattctggcCTTGTACACTAGAATTCCTAAAACCATGCTCTTcaaactcacagtgaaaggtaatcgctatatcatgaattaaaagaaacaaaaatctaaaagccaaaatgatggtgtgaataattaAGTGTCCcttttagtatagcacatgtaaaccatcacctttatatacagttttcttctgacaagtcagggaatggatacgtgaacattcccaagacactgactatgttTTGGAcactatttacatgaattataaagaaatacaaacagtaagcactctatggtaaatctgtgtgaagtagatagttctcaaaaactgagtgactgtataagaaggtgaagagtgaggaaagccaccaagacaaccctgaagaagttatagacttctgtgactgtgattgaagagattgtgcatagtgcaagttttgagtgttgcatcaccagttataccacttcatgatgaagtagtatagaggaggtttctataaaaaaagaaataagaagggaaaaaaaaaaaaaaaaaaaaaaaacactagacagttcagctacaatttgccagaaggcacattggaaattcaagcatagatttgatgttttgttgaaagaaaattattctctgtgcaactccactatgaaggcaggagtggcgatacaaaatgcaaaactctgCATTGCATCTCTGCATTGGCCTGTCCAGCCACACCTGACGTTGCACCAGAATCAACACCCAGAGCACAACTCCTTAGTCTCTCGAGACTGAAGGATGCCTAAGACACTCTCCCCACCACGACCTTACAGTCTCTAATGTATTTCGGCTATCTCCTTCCAGGATTTTCCCCAGAACTTTTTTGTAtagtggtgctgttggcaattatcacccgaggcggcgcatgttgcgagtcattttgactggttttagatgcattgaaagcaaaaataatagacaaaaaaaaattacacttatgttgtaatatcaaagttcttttttgtatttttctgtctaagttaagaaaataaataacactgaaaagtttaaaaacattaatatttgatggacatagcatttgctcttgtcttcaaaatgacacactgtacattTAATCCAGTAAGA
This genomic window contains:
- the ficd gene encoding protein adenylyltransferase FICD, with protein sequence MSAVLVWRSTSGLGGWAPLLCVLLGSLVALLAPMVGVEERCCSALRGLALLRCQLWGGSQQPPAAQTTGLTVPFTGLDLLPQRAKPSKEMMLEARAALQQAQEMKKVGKREKAHKLLVHALSLNPDFVDALTELGTILEEEKDVVQADHLYTKALAISPSNERALVSRDRTLPLVEEIDQRHFSIIDSKVQRLMSIPKGNSALRRVMEETYYHHIYHTVAIEGNTLTLSEIRHIIETRYAVPGKSLQEQNEAIGVDSAMKYINTTLLSRTGEITVNDILEIHRRVLGYVDPVEGGRLRTTQVFVGNHIPPHPRDLQRHMQELVQWLNSDEALQLHPVEYAALAHYKLVYVHPFIDGNGRTSRLLMNLVLMQARYPPITIRKEQRAEYYAALDTANEGDVRPFIRFIAKCTEITLDTLLISTAEHAVGLPGAAQHQSCSDCQQTIPVRN